One genomic window of Thermoanaerobaculum aquaticum includes the following:
- a CDS encoding QcrA and Rieske domain-containing protein, with protein sequence MDEGRKISRKGFINWLLGTSLGATVLAALYPVFRYVLPPEVAEAPTNRVLAGKLSELPPNSGKIFRFGAKPGILVRTPGGEVRAFSGICTHLNCTVQYRADFQHIWCACHNGHYDLQGKNIQGPPPRPLEAFKVDIVGDDIYVTRGA encoded by the coding sequence ATGGACGAGGGTCGCAAAATCTCTCGCAAGGGCTTTATTAACTGGCTTTTGGGAACCTCCCTGGGGGCCACGGTGTTGGCTGCCCTCTACCCGGTATTCCGCTACGTGTTGCCGCCGGAAGTGGCCGAAGCGCCCACCAACCGCGTGCTGGCCGGCAAGCTGTCGGAGCTGCCGCCCAACAGCGGCAAGATCTTCCGCTTTGGAGCCAAGCCGGGGATCCTGGTGCGAACCCCGGGGGGTGAGGTAAGGGCTTTTTCCGGGATTTGCACCCATTTGAACTGCACCGTTCAGTACCGGGCCGATTTTCAGCACATCTGGTGCGCCTGTCACAACGGCCATTACGATTTACAAGGCAAGAACATTCAGGGCCCGCCTCCAAGGCCCTTAGAAGCCTTCAAGGTGGACATCGTCGGCGACGATATTTACGTCACCCGTGGAGCCTAA
- a CDS encoding TIGR00282 family metallophosphoesterase, with the protein MKILFVGDVVGKVGRRVLKQLLPRVISELGPDFVVVNVENAAGGFGLTAEVWQELASLPVDVFTSGNHIWDKKETASLLDHEPRLLRPANYPEGNPGRGLCVLSSRKNGVPVAVLNLQGLTFMTPMESPFRTADRLLATLGPEVKVIIVDMHAEATSEKQAMGWYLDGRVSLVVGTHTHVPTADERILPQKTAFLTDVGMTGPYESIIGFKPKEVLERFLYATPRALEPATQGGALSGVLVEVNPETGHAESIARVFRREKES; encoded by the coding sequence ATGAAGATCCTGTTTGTTGGGGACGTGGTAGGAAAGGTTGGACGTCGGGTGCTGAAGCAGCTTTTGCCCAGGGTCATATCCGAGCTGGGCCCTGACTTCGTGGTAGTCAACGTGGAAAACGCCGCCGGCGGCTTTGGCTTAACCGCCGAGGTTTGGCAGGAGCTGGCCTCGCTGCCGGTGGATGTGTTTACTTCCGGCAACCACATTTGGGATAAGAAGGAAACCGCCAGCCTTTTGGATCATGAGCCGCGGCTGTTGCGCCCCGCCAACTACCCCGAGGGCAACCCCGGACGCGGCCTTTGTGTGCTGTCCTCCAGAAAAAACGGCGTGCCTGTGGCGGTGCTCAACCTCCAGGGCCTCACCTTTATGACCCCCATGGAGTCACCCTTCCGCACCGCCGACCGGCTGCTGGCGACCCTGGGGCCCGAGGTGAAGGTCATCATCGTGGACATGCACGCCGAGGCCACGTCCGAAAAGCAGGCCATGGGTTGGTACCTGGACGGCCGGGTGAGCCTGGTGGTGGGCACCCATACCCACGTACCCACCGCCGATGAGCGGATCTTGCCGCAAAAGACCGCCTTCCTTACCGATGTGGGCATGACCGGCCCCTACGAAAGCATCATTGGTTTCAAGCCCAAGGAAGTGCTGGAACGCTTCCTTTACGCTACCCCGCGGGCTTTGGAGCCGGCCACCCAGGGGGGAGCGCTGTCGGGGGTGTTGGTGGAGGTCAACCCTGAGACCGGTCACGCGGAAAGCATTGCCCGGGTGTTCCGCCGGGAAAAGGAGAGCTAA
- a CDS encoding glycosyltransferase family 2 protein gives MPELSVLVTAKNEEEMLPGALASVAGWAGEVVVVVDAASSDRTEELARQAGARVFRHGFVSSAQQINVGLELCCKPWVLVLDADERVSPQLAAALSRELAQPRAEAYAVRRVNWALGKPVRFGDWGWDWVVRVVRREARFAERAVHGVPEVRRVGKLPGHLEHLTFRSFPQYLPKVVDYALRGARQALADGKRCGLVTAVARAEWRFVRSYLLRLGFLDGRVGLMLAVLAAYGTFLKWAAVASGMDGSSGRFVK, from the coding sequence ATGCCTGAGCTTTCGGTGCTTGTTACCGCCAAAAACGAAGAGGAAATGCTCCCCGGCGCTTTGGCTTCGGTGGCCGGCTGGGCTGGAGAGGTGGTGGTGGTCGTGGATGCGGCCTCGAGCGATCGCACCGAAGAGCTGGCCCGACAGGCGGGGGCCCGGGTTTTTCGCCACGGGTTTGTGTCCTCGGCCCAGCAAATCAACGTTGGCCTTGAGCTCTGCTGTAAGCCTTGGGTTTTGGTGCTGGACGCCGACGAACGGGTAAGCCCGCAGCTGGCGGCGGCCCTTTCCCGGGAGCTGGCGCAGCCGCGAGCCGAAGCTTACGCCGTTCGCCGGGTGAACTGGGCCCTGGGTAAGCCGGTGCGCTTTGGGGATTGGGGGTGGGACTGGGTGGTGCGGGTGGTGCGCAGGGAGGCAAGGTTTGCGGAAAGGGCCGTGCACGGAGTTCCGGAAGTGAGGCGGGTGGGCAAACTCCCCGGCCATTTGGAGCACCTCACCTTTCGCTCCTTCCCCCAGTACCTGCCCAAGGTGGTGGATTACGCCCTGCGCGGGGCCCGGCAGGCGCTGGCGGATGGCAAGCGCTGTGGCTTGGTGACGGCCGTGGCGCGAGCGGAGTGGCGGTTTGTGCGCTCGTACCTTTTGCGTTTGGGGTTCCTGGATGGAAGGGTGGGGCTTATGCTTGCAGTCCTTGCCGCTTACGGAACCTTCCTGAAATGGGCGGCGGTGGCTTCGGGTATGGACGGGTCTTCCGGCAGGTTCGTAAAGTAA
- a CDS encoding glycosyltransferase family 9 protein, producing the protein MVLLPGSLGPEAKRYPPSGYREVGRQLRAAGFEVLVVVGPSDAPLGHWLARETKARLFPPEAGLWEVAQVLARARLVIGNDSGLTHLAAALGCATVALFGPTSPARTAPSQGLVLQAPDFARCGWERLPPGLVLRACDALLTGDLQDARLVSTITSGGGPLAQLAEQGTLNP; encoded by the coding sequence GTGGTATTGCTTCCCGGCTCCCTGGGGCCGGAAGCCAAGCGCTACCCGCCCTCGGGCTACCGGGAAGTGGGCCGGCAGCTCCGGGCGGCGGGCTTTGAGGTGCTGGTGGTGGTAGGACCCAGCGATGCCCCCCTGGGGCATTGGCTGGCCCGGGAAACCAAGGCCCGGTTGTTCCCTCCCGAAGCGGGGCTCTGGGAGGTGGCGCAGGTTTTGGCCAGGGCCAGGCTGGTCATTGGCAACGATTCGGGGCTTACCCACTTGGCCGCGGCGTTGGGTTGCGCCACGGTTGCTCTTTTTGGCCCCACCTCCCCCGCCCGCACGGCCCCATCCCAGGGGTTGGTGCTCCAGGCTCCCGACTTTGCCCGCTGCGGCTGGGAGCGGCTGCCCCCGGGGTTGGTACTTCGGGCTTGCGACGCTTTGCTTACGGGGGACTTGCAGGATGCCCGTTTGGTGAGTACTATTACCAGTGGCGGTGGGCCGCTAGCTCAACTGGCAGAGCAAGGGACTCTTAATCCCTAG
- the tig gene encoding trigger factor: protein MTYDIERPSPCLVRLKASVPAAEAESVRTQVTREFAASAALPGFRRGKAPLALVVKRFAQEIRQETEERLLRRVWDEAVTTERLRVAGPLGVVEARWEDGGGFAFTGEFEVYPEVTLPPVSGFQPPEFAVEPSEEEVEAFLNGLAERQASWQGVEEGQAEDGMLVEAEVEGEFPQGGGDPFREELAVFRLGSGEVYPEIEEAVRGLGIGGETVARREVAREGEEGTVPVQYKLKIKGLRRKVVPPVDDALATQMGVEGGLDGLREKAREVLRQAKKRERFKVFREALVKYLGGEQPLPLPDRLVEEETRKAAIRYAESLHRQGINVEELNWQELAPKLQASVVERLREELLLDQLANELGVNVGEEEVDAVVRREAQESGVPFAELKGNLAKSGGLERIRGILRRERAVAQVLEPLLGEG from the coding sequence ATGACCTACGACATCGAACGACCGTCCCCCTGCCTGGTAAGGCTTAAGGCCAGCGTTCCTGCGGCTGAAGCGGAAAGCGTGCGCACCCAGGTAACCCGGGAGTTTGCCGCAAGCGCCGCGCTGCCTGGCTTTCGCCGGGGCAAGGCTCCGCTGGCCCTGGTGGTAAAGCGCTTTGCCCAGGAAATTCGCCAGGAAACCGAAGAACGCCTCCTGCGCCGGGTGTGGGATGAAGCTGTCACCACCGAGAGGCTGCGGGTGGCCGGGCCCCTGGGGGTGGTGGAGGCCCGCTGGGAAGACGGCGGTGGTTTTGCCTTCACCGGCGAGTTTGAGGTTTACCCGGAGGTGACCCTGCCGCCGGTTTCTGGGTTTCAACCCCCCGAGTTTGCCGTGGAACCCAGTGAAGAAGAGGTGGAAGCCTTCCTCAACGGTTTGGCCGAGCGTCAGGCCAGCTGGCAGGGCGTTGAGGAGGGGCAAGCCGAGGACGGGATGCTGGTGGAAGCGGAAGTGGAGGGCGAGTTTCCCCAGGGGGGAGGGGATCCCTTCCGCGAAGAGCTGGCGGTTTTCCGGCTGGGCAGCGGCGAGGTTTACCCGGAAATCGAGGAAGCGGTGCGCGGCTTGGGGATTGGCGGGGAAACGGTGGCACGTCGGGAGGTCGCTCGAGAAGGGGAGGAAGGCACCGTTCCCGTGCAGTACAAGCTCAAAATCAAGGGGCTGCGGCGGAAGGTGGTGCCGCCGGTGGACGACGCCCTGGCCACCCAAATGGGGGTAGAAGGTGGGCTGGACGGCCTCCGGGAAAAGGCGCGGGAGGTCCTCCGGCAGGCCAAAAAGCGCGAGCGCTTCAAGGTTTTCCGGGAGGCTTTGGTCAAATACTTGGGGGGCGAGCAACCGCTGCCCCTGCCTGACCGCCTGGTGGAGGAGGAAACCCGCAAGGCCGCCATTCGCTACGCCGAGTCGTTGCACCGGCAGGGGATCAACGTGGAGGAGCTGAACTGGCAGGAACTGGCCCCCAAACTGCAAGCCTCGGTGGTGGAGCGGTTGCGGGAGGAGCTGCTTTTGGACCAGCTGGCCAACGAGCTGGGCGTGAACGTTGGCGAAGAGGAGGTGGATGCCGTGGTGCGGCGGGAAGCCCAGGAAAGCGGCGTCCCCTTTGCCGAGCTCAAGGGCAACCTGGCCAAGAGCGGGGGGTTGGAGCGGATTCGCGGTATCCTTCGTAGGGAGCGGGCGGTGGCCCAGGTGCTGGAGCCCCTGCTCGGGGAAGGCTAA